In Terriglobia bacterium, one genomic interval encodes:
- the vgrG gene encoding type VI secretion system tip protein VgrG encodes MALIRSGQQADFTFQADKVKAQLRVHRFEGEEAVSSPFRFRLELASTEGNLSFDDIVGKAARLTILSPQGKRNVHGVVSRFEQVGRTKKFTHYIAELVPDLALLAYRSRSKVHSKGTVPDILAKALEEGGIPKDRYKFSLKDPKVYPEREFVIQYRESDLDFVSRRLEEDGMYYFFEHGDDGAVLVLADMPDATVAVGQKATDGSGGGKTFEMDFVPPTGLHEEKEHVTDFRRSQEVRSAATMLRDYFYEKPTVSLEVKEPGSGGERALEVYDYPGDYTTESDGKRLVKTRLEELRATRVLAVGESSSRRLLPGFRFTLKNHPRGDFNGEYLLVRVRHSAEQSQVLEDEAPPDSKTVYRCTFECIPAAVPYRPDRITPRPVVQGVQTALTVGPKGEKLYMDEAGRAKVKFYWDLRPETDETNSCWIRVSTLYAGPNHGVQFHPLVGDEVVVEFVDGDPDLPLIVGSVYNGSNKPPLKPADRIQNVILTPYHHRLMLDDKAANIFLNTGGGQKIQMGDGGGAGNSTKASYVTILTSDNHEVQLFKDNDKSYILVMTGEGASIELKDKPDGEAGITLTDKTGKLQIHLDSNTKDITISGGHQKGLNLATAGGVATISAKEINLTGESKIKLSAPTIEVTGTETTVTGSSKMTATGATTTVEGTSAVEVKGGTAKVGGTTVDVTGSGAVTVTGATVKLNA; translated from the coding sequence ATGGCCCTCATACGATCCGGACAGCAGGCGGACTTCACGTTCCAGGCCGACAAGGTGAAGGCCCAGCTTCGAGTCCACCGCTTCGAGGGAGAGGAGGCGGTCTCGTCCCCGTTCCGCTTCCGGCTCGAACTCGCGAGCACGGAGGGGAACCTGAGCTTCGACGACATCGTCGGCAAGGCGGCCCGGCTCACGATCCTGAGCCCTCAGGGGAAGAGAAACGTCCACGGCGTGGTCTCGAGGTTCGAGCAGGTGGGTCGGACGAAGAAGTTCACCCACTACATCGCCGAGTTGGTGCCCGATCTCGCGCTGCTGGCGTACCGCTCCCGCTCGAAGGTCCACTCGAAGGGGACGGTCCCCGACATCCTCGCGAAGGCGCTCGAGGAGGGAGGGATCCCGAAGGACCGGTACAAGTTCTCCCTCAAGGATCCGAAGGTCTACCCGGAGCGGGAGTTCGTGATCCAGTACCGCGAATCCGATCTCGATTTCGTGTCGCGCCGCCTCGAGGAGGACGGGATGTACTACTTCTTCGAGCACGGCGACGACGGGGCGGTGCTCGTGCTGGCGGACATGCCGGACGCCACGGTCGCGGTCGGCCAGAAGGCCACGGACGGCTCCGGGGGCGGCAAGACCTTCGAAATGGATTTCGTGCCGCCGACCGGGCTTCACGAGGAGAAGGAGCACGTGACCGACTTCCGGCGGTCGCAGGAGGTCCGGAGCGCGGCCACCATGCTGCGCGACTACTTCTACGAGAAGCCGACGGTGAGCCTCGAGGTCAAGGAGCCGGGCTCCGGAGGCGAGCGGGCCCTCGAGGTCTACGACTACCCCGGCGATTACACGACGGAATCCGACGGCAAGCGTCTCGTCAAGACGCGGCTCGAGGAGTTGCGGGCGACGCGCGTGCTGGCGGTCGGGGAGTCGTCGAGCCGCCGCCTTCTGCCGGGCTTCCGGTTCACGCTGAAGAACCACCCGAGGGGCGACTTCAACGGCGAGTACCTCCTCGTCCGTGTCCGGCACTCGGCCGAGCAGAGCCAGGTCCTCGAGGACGAAGCGCCGCCCGACTCGAAGACGGTCTATCGCTGCACGTTCGAGTGCATCCCGGCGGCCGTTCCCTACAGGCCCGATCGGATCACGCCGCGCCCCGTCGTTCAGGGGGTGCAGACGGCGCTGACCGTCGGTCCCAAGGGCGAGAAGCTCTACATGGACGAGGCCGGCCGGGCCAAGGTGAAGTTCTACTGGGACCTGCGACCCGAGACGGACGAGACCAATTCCTGCTGGATCCGCGTGAGCACGCTGTACGCCGGCCCCAATCACGGCGTCCAGTTCCACCCGCTCGTGGGAGACGAGGTCGTCGTGGAGTTCGTGGACGGCGATCCCGATCTGCCCCTCATCGTCGGGAGCGTGTACAACGGCTCCAACAAGCCTCCCCTCAAGCCCGCGGACCGGATCCAGAACGTGATCCTGACCCCGTACCACCACCGGTTGATGCTCGACGACAAGGCCGCGAACATCTTCCTGAACACCGGCGGCGGCCAGAAGATCCAGATGGGGGACGGAGGGGGCGCGGGAAACAGCACGAAGGCCAGCTACGTGACGATCCTGACCTCCGACAACCACGAGGTCCAGCTCTTCAAGGACAACGACAAGTCGTACATCCTCGTGATGACCGGAGAAGGCGCGTCGATCGAGCTGAAGGACAAGCCGGACGGCGAGGCGGGGATCACGCTCACCGACAAGACCGGCAAGCTCCAGATCCACCTGGACAGCAACACCAAGGACATCACGATCTCGGGCGGGCACCAAAAGGGCCTGAATCTCGCGACGGCCGGTGGGGTGGCGACGATCAGCGCGAAGGAAATCAACCTCACCGGGGAGTCCAAGATCAAGCTGAGCGCGCCGACCATCGAGGTCACCGGCACGGAGACGACCGTCACCGGTTCGTCGAAGATGACCGCCACCGGCGCCACGACGACGGTCGAGGGGACGAGCGCCGTCGAGGTGAAGGGCGGGACGGCGAAGGTCGGGGGAACCACGGTCGACGTGACCGGATCCGGCGCGGTGACCGTGACGGGGGCTACGGTGAAGCTCAACGCGTAG
- a CDS encoding DUF2169 domain-containing protein, whose translation MDSENRTPFPAMLLSTVIDETRMAAAMVARVTYEVRSGGLVPSDEQPWIVSIEPWDSPLGPFEADQPYRKGGVDVFVAGAACTPGRRAEPRLEVSVALGDFRCSAIVFGTRIWRENRPGRGLVPSEPVPFVSLPLTAEHAFGGQITVDGLVSAHPDNPKGMGLYVDEASALHQPLPRIEDPRSLIGTWADRPDPVLFGVCPLQSGQRLRSAVEVVDGRLDRVTSRLFNAAYPRMVAPKAEPGDAVVLTGFAHEGPIQFKIPRPHLAVRITLGDTTIERVPTVEEVGIDVPASRVFIGYRYPFRYKVVPHQRRTCTLVCKEG comes from the coding sequence ATGGACAGCGAAAACCGGACTCCGTTTCCTGCGATGCTCCTGAGCACGGTCATCGACGAGACGCGGATGGCCGCCGCGATGGTCGCGCGCGTGACGTACGAGGTGCGCTCCGGCGGGCTCGTCCCGTCGGACGAGCAGCCGTGGATCGTCTCGATCGAGCCTTGGGATTCTCCCCTCGGGCCATTCGAGGCCGATCAACCCTACCGCAAGGGAGGGGTGGACGTCTTCGTCGCGGGGGCCGCGTGCACGCCCGGGCGACGAGCGGAGCCCAGGCTCGAGGTGTCGGTGGCCTTGGGCGATTTCCGCTGTTCCGCGATCGTTTTCGGCACGCGGATCTGGCGCGAGAATCGGCCGGGCCGCGGCCTCGTTCCCAGCGAGCCCGTACCGTTCGTCTCGCTTCCGCTGACCGCAGAGCACGCGTTCGGCGGCCAGATCACGGTCGATGGCCTCGTGTCGGCTCACCCGGACAACCCGAAGGGGATGGGGCTCTACGTCGACGAGGCCTCGGCGCTGCACCAGCCGCTCCCGCGGATCGAGGACCCGCGGTCGCTGATCGGAACGTGGGCGGACCGGCCCGATCCCGTTCTGTTCGGGGTCTGTCCGCTCCAGAGCGGACAACGCCTTCGCTCGGCCGTCGAGGTCGTCGACGGCCGCCTCGACCGGGTGACCTCCCGCCTCTTCAATGCGGCCTACCCGAGGATGGTCGCGCCCAAGGCGGAGCCGGGCGACGCCGTCGTTCTCACGGGGTTCGCCCACGAGGGTCCCATCCAGTTCAAGATACCCCGGCCGCACCTCGCGGTGAGGATCACGCTCGGGGATACCACGATCGAGCGCGTGCCGACGGTCGAGGAGGTGGGCATCGACGTGCCGGCTTCGAGGGTGTTCATCGGCTATCGCTATCCCTTCAGGTACAAGGTCGTGCCGCATCAGCGGCGCACCTGCACGCTCGTGTGCAAGGAAGGGTGA